One window of Streptomyces sp. FIT100 genomic DNA carries:
- a CDS encoding DUF6421 family protein has translation MTEILVQDAVGGAIATAARVVEHPAWRTLKDAVEEIRPWQSKDGSIDFDAEAAPSRATAERAVERVTAAVEELSPLLPHDAAYHRALVADLRKWADGAFDVPDFLDSLLAFQPAANRVDGLQHLVVFPMYTQNGNPDRNLEAVVLRMVWPEWLAELEATRYDNPLFCGITFEDFTAGYDTNSAVLFPETIAVREAPERFSWGGIFCDREAARFRRVTAAAVDILGVELPDDIAAMVHDQERCEKAFVLWDMVHDRTHSHGDLPFDPFMIKQRQPFWMYGLEELRCDLTAFKEAVKLEAEGNEHGRDVQYAVLFDRMFRFPLTGDRVRNYDGLGGQLLFAYLHKHDVVRWTDNQLKIDWERAPRITNQLCAEIETLYREGIDRPKLVHWFKAYDLVSGYLAPHPGSRWAKGPDALDLTQPPRKLVDDVLPDEFPLSMFYEALSKKLKDVIASTKGITADDKAERVAA, from the coding sequence ATGACGGAAATTCTTGTGCAGGACGCTGTGGGTGGCGCGATCGCCACCGCTGCCCGGGTGGTCGAGCATCCGGCCTGGCGCACGCTCAAGGATGCCGTCGAGGAGATCCGGCCCTGGCAGTCCAAGGACGGCTCGATCGACTTCGACGCGGAGGCCGCCCCGTCGCGCGCCACCGCCGAGCGCGCGGTCGAGCGCGTGACCGCCGCGGTCGAGGAGCTCTCCCCGCTGCTCCCGCACGACGCCGCGTACCACCGCGCGCTCGTCGCCGACCTGAGGAAGTGGGCCGACGGCGCTTTCGACGTGCCGGACTTCCTGGACTCGCTGCTCGCCTTCCAGCCCGCCGCGAACCGCGTGGACGGCCTCCAGCACCTGGTCGTCTTCCCCATGTACACGCAGAACGGCAATCCGGACCGCAACCTCGAAGCGGTCGTGCTGCGCATGGTCTGGCCGGAGTGGCTCGCCGAGCTGGAGGCCACCCGCTACGACAACCCGCTCTTCTGCGGCATCACCTTCGAGGACTTCACCGCCGGCTACGACACCAACTCGGCCGTGCTGTTCCCGGAGACCATAGCCGTGCGCGAGGCCCCCGAGCGGTTCAGCTGGGGAGGCATCTTCTGCGACCGCGAGGCGGCCCGCTTCCGCCGCGTCACGGCGGCGGCCGTCGACATCCTCGGCGTCGAGCTCCCCGACGACATCGCCGCGATGGTCCACGACCAGGAGCGCTGCGAGAAGGCGTTCGTCCTCTGGGACATGGTCCACGACCGCACCCACAGCCACGGCGACCTGCCCTTCGACCCGTTCATGATCAAGCAGCGCCAGCCGTTCTGGATGTACGGCCTGGAGGAGCTCCGCTGCGACCTCACCGCCTTCAAGGAGGCCGTGAAGCTGGAGGCCGAGGGCAACGAGCACGGCCGCGACGTCCAGTACGCGGTGCTCTTCGACCGCATGTTCCGCTTCCCCCTCACCGGGGACCGCGTGCGCAACTACGACGGCCTCGGCGGCCAGCTGCTCTTCGCCTACCTCCACAAGCACGACGTGGTGCGCTGGACGGACAACCAGCTGAAGATCGACTGGGAGCGGGCCCCGAGGATCACCAACCAGCTCTGCGCCGAGATCGAGACGCTGTACCGCGAGGGCATCGACCGTCCGAAGCTCGTCCACTGGTTCAAGGCGTACGACCTGGTCTCCGGCTACCTGGCCCCGCACCCCGGCTCCCGCTGGGCCAAGGGCCCGGACGCCCTGGACCTCACCCAGCCGCCGCGCAAGCTCGTGGACGACGTGCTTCCGGACGAGTTTCCGCTCAGCATGTTCTATGAGGCGCTGTCCAAGAAGCTGAAGGACGTGATCGCCTCGACCAAGGGGATCACCGCCGACGACAAGGCTGAGCGAGTCGCCGCGTGA
- a CDS encoding glycerophosphodiester phosphodiesterase family protein has protein sequence MSFLTIGHRGVMGVEPENTLRSFVRAEREGMDAIELDLHLSKDGALVVMHDAEVDRTTDGTGPIAEKTLAELRELDAGQGERVPVLEEVLDAVSAPLQAEIKDIRAARALADVLHKRDLVGRVEVSSFQDDAVAEIAKLVPGVRTALIASRWDGDVIERAQAVGATTLALNIRRLTLETVERAHAEGLKVIGWVVNTQNHLRLVRALELDGATTDFPEIRRTGRFTA, from the coding sequence TTGAGTTTCCTCACCATCGGTCATCGCGGGGTCATGGGAGTCGAGCCGGAGAACACCCTCCGCTCCTTCGTCCGCGCCGAGCGCGAGGGCATGGACGCCATCGAGCTCGATCTCCATCTGAGCAAGGACGGCGCACTCGTCGTCATGCACGACGCCGAGGTGGACCGCACGACCGACGGGACGGGCCCGATCGCCGAGAAGACCCTCGCCGAGCTGCGGGAGCTCGACGCCGGTCAGGGCGAGCGCGTCCCGGTCCTCGAGGAAGTCCTGGACGCCGTGAGCGCGCCGCTCCAGGCGGAGATCAAGGACATCAGGGCGGCGCGGGCGCTCGCGGACGTGCTGCACAAGCGCGATCTGGTGGGCCGGGTCGAGGTGTCGTCCTTCCAGGACGACGCGGTCGCGGAGATCGCCAAGCTGGTGCCGGGCGTACGGACCGCCCTGATCGCCAGCCGCTGGGACGGCGACGTGATCGAGCGCGCCCAGGCGGTGGGCGCCACCACCCTTGCGCTGAACATCCGCCGACTGACCCTGGAGACCGTGGAGCGGGCGCACGCCGAGGGGCTGAAGGTCATCGGCTGGGTGGTCAACACCCAGAACCACCTGCGGCTGGTGCGCGCCCTCGAACTCGACGGCGCGACCACCGACTTCCCCGAGATCCGGCGCACCGGCCGCTTCACGGCCTGA
- a CDS encoding GNAT family N-acetyltransferase: MATVPQQDPARLTFRDAVEADVPALVELIESAYRGDSSRAGWTTEADLLEGQRTDPDGVRQVIRASGSRLVVVERDEELTACCQLEHRGEAAYFGMFAVRPGLQGGGVGRQVLAEAERIARESWGVREMHMTVIAQREDLIAWYERRGYRRTGTMTPFPYGDERFGIPQRDDLRFELLVKNLPQ, from the coding sequence ATGGCCACCGTCCCGCAGCAGGACCCCGCCCGGCTGACCTTCCGCGACGCCGTCGAGGCCGATGTGCCCGCGCTCGTCGAGCTCATCGAGTCCGCCTACCGCGGGGACAGCAGCCGCGCCGGCTGGACCACGGAGGCGGACCTCCTGGAGGGGCAGCGGACGGACCCGGACGGCGTCCGCCAGGTCATCAGGGCGTCCGGCAGCCGCCTCGTCGTCGTCGAGCGGGACGAGGAGCTGACCGCCTGCTGCCAGCTCGAACACCGGGGCGAGGCCGCGTACTTCGGGATGTTCGCCGTCCGCCCTGGGCTCCAGGGCGGCGGTGTCGGCCGGCAGGTCCTCGCGGAGGCGGAGCGCATCGCGCGGGAGTCATGGGGCGTGCGCGAGATGCACATGACGGTGATCGCGCAGCGCGAGGACCTCATCGCCTGGTACGAGCGCCGCGGCTACCGCCGTACGGGGACGATGACCCCGTTCCCGTACGGCGACGAGCGCTTCGGCATCCCGCAACGCGACGACCTGCGGTTCGAGCTGCTCGTGAAGAACCTGCCGCAGTAG
- a CDS encoding VOC family protein gives MMHVLSSRILLRPTDPERSRRFYEDVLNLQIYREFGTGPQRGTVYFLGGGFLELSGRSDAPPAPGLALWLQVSDVKAAYGHVLKHQAAVDRPPQREPWGLVEMWLTDPDGVRIAVVEVPEEHPLRHRP, from the coding sequence ATGATGCATGTGCTCAGCAGCCGCATCCTGCTGCGGCCGACCGATCCCGAGCGGTCCCGCCGGTTCTACGAGGACGTACTCAACCTCCAGATCTACCGTGAGTTCGGCACCGGTCCGCAGCGCGGGACGGTCTACTTCCTCGGCGGCGGCTTCCTGGAGCTCTCCGGACGCTCGGACGCACCGCCCGCCCCCGGGCTCGCCCTCTGGCTCCAGGTCTCGGACGTGAAGGCGGCGTACGGGCACGTCCTGAAGCACCAGGCGGCGGTGGACCGGCCGCCGCAGCGGGAGCCTTGGGGGCTCGTGGAGATGTGGCTGACCGACCCGGACGGGGTGCGGATCGCCGTGGTCGAGGTGCCCGAGGAGCATCCGCTGCGCCACCGGCCCTGA
- a CDS encoding DUF5134 domain-containing protein, which translates to MHGPATPGWLLVALCAASGAYCLLRARSCTGDERRSAGGEAVMGFGMAAMAVPAAVVPPPPWAWAGYAALFGTAALWALRGLWAARSRASHGDTHHLHHLVGSLAMVYMALTMAPGAAGGHAHHVGTGGVPLVTGVLLVYFVAFVLRTGARLVPVAAAATPAGATVTWGARPELALACRLSMGVAMVAMLLTV; encoded by the coding sequence GTGCACGGACCGGCGACGCCGGGCTGGCTGCTGGTCGCGCTGTGTGCGGCGTCCGGCGCGTACTGCCTGCTGCGCGCCCGCAGCTGTACGGGCGACGAGCGCAGGAGCGCGGGCGGCGAGGCGGTGATGGGGTTCGGGATGGCCGCGATGGCCGTGCCCGCCGCTGTCGTGCCGCCCCCGCCGTGGGCCTGGGCGGGGTACGCGGCCCTCTTCGGCACGGCCGCCCTGTGGGCCCTGCGCGGACTGTGGGCAGCGCGGTCACGGGCCTCGCACGGCGACACACATCATCTGCACCACCTCGTGGGCTCGCTGGCCATGGTCTACATGGCGCTGACGATGGCTCCCGGCGCGGCGGGTGGGCACGCGCACCATGTGGGAACGGGCGGAGTGCCGCTGGTGACCGGGGTGTTGCTGGTGTACTTCGTGGCGTTCGTGCTGCGTACGGGGGCGCGGCTGGTGCCGGTGGCGGCCGCTGCCACGCCGGCGGGCGCGACCGTGACCTGGGGGGCGCGGCCCGAGCTGGCGCTGGCCTGCCGGCTGTCCATGGGGGTCGCGATGGTCGCCATGCTCCTCACCGTGTGA
- a CDS encoding M56 family metallopeptidase has product MMVSLVLLTLGALAAVVAPRLMSRADWPEREPVVALWVWQCVVAAVLLSFALSMTFSAAAAWQAVRGQVFAPAPTAVVEAYALGAHGPWSAVLAVLLACGGLWTGAMLTREVHRAHARRKRRRAELLVRAPLLPGEEPGGEPLVLLEGERPDAWWLPGAAPQLVITTAALRRLKGRQLDAVLAHEQGHARARHDWLLHCSGALANGFPQVPVFAVFRDEMHRLVELAADDVASRRFGRLTIALALVELNEHRGVFGPSPAPDAHLPQRVNRLLAPRPRLTATHRLRLTAVAALVPVIPLLVAFVPALGTLR; this is encoded by the coding sequence ATGATGGTCTCCCTCGTGCTGCTGACGCTCGGCGCACTGGCCGCCGTCGTGGCCCCGCGGCTGATGTCGCGGGCCGACTGGCCGGAGCGCGAGCCGGTGGTGGCGCTGTGGGTGTGGCAGTGCGTGGTCGCGGCGGTGCTGCTGAGCTTCGCGCTCTCCATGACCTTCAGCGCGGCGGCGGCCTGGCAGGCCGTACGGGGCCAGGTGTTCGCACCCGCGCCGACCGCGGTGGTGGAGGCGTACGCACTGGGTGCGCACGGCCCGTGGTCCGCGGTGCTCGCCGTGCTGCTCGCGTGCGGCGGGCTGTGGACCGGCGCGATGCTGACCCGGGAGGTCCACCGGGCGCATGCACGGCGCAAGCGCCGCCGGGCCGAACTGCTCGTACGCGCCCCCCTGTTGCCGGGCGAGGAACCGGGCGGCGAACCGCTGGTCCTGCTGGAGGGCGAGCGCCCCGACGCATGGTGGCTGCCGGGCGCGGCGCCGCAGCTCGTCATCACCACCGCGGCGCTGCGCCGGCTGAAGGGCCGTCAGCTCGATGCCGTGCTCGCCCATGAGCAGGGCCATGCGCGGGCGCGCCACGACTGGCTGCTCCACTGCTCCGGCGCGCTCGCGAACGGCTTTCCGCAGGTGCCGGTGTTCGCGGTCTTCCGCGACGAGATGCACCGGCTGGTGGAGCTGGCCGCCGACGATGTCGCGTCGCGCCGCTTCGGCCGGCTGACGATCGCTCTCGCTCTCGTGGAGCTCAACGAGCACCGCGGCGTGTTCGGCCCGTCCCCGGCCCCGGACGCCCACCTCCCGCAACGCGTCAACCGGCTGCTGGCCCCGCGCCCCCGCCTGACCGCGACCCATCGCCTCCGCCTGACCGCGGTGGCGGCGCTGGTCCCGGTGATCCCGCTGCTCGTGGCCTTCGTACCTGCGCTCGGCACCCTGCGCTAG
- a CDS encoding phosphatase PAP2 family protein produces MGLVHLLHPVRPSRLDGPAPASPREAVRTAAATAAVAVVLMVLVVGGWGPLVALDLMVARELHTSALEDPGFTQTNRVFSDWVWDPWTMRALIAAVVLLLLLWRSAWLPALWVAAASALGSAVQQGLKFLVGRERPSWSDPVDTAEYAAFPSGHAMTATVTCGLLLWLLRRRGTSPRVWRAAVAAAAVTVLGVGFTRLYLGVHWLTDVVAGWLLGVCLVAVAVASYDRWALIWKR; encoded by the coding sequence ATCGGTCTTGTGCACCTCCTCCACCCCGTCCGTCCCTCACGACTCGATGGTCCGGCTCCCGCTTCGCCCCGGGAGGCCGTTCGGACCGCCGCAGCCACCGCCGCCGTCGCGGTGGTGCTGATGGTGCTGGTCGTCGGCGGATGGGGACCGCTGGTGGCGCTGGATCTCATGGTGGCGCGGGAACTGCACACGTCGGCGCTGGAAGATCCCGGGTTCACGCAGACCAACCGGGTGTTCAGCGACTGGGTGTGGGACCCGTGGACGATGCGTGCCCTGATCGCCGCGGTGGTCCTGCTGCTGCTGCTGTGGCGGTCGGCGTGGCTGCCCGCGCTCTGGGTGGCCGCCGCGAGCGCGCTGGGCAGCGCCGTGCAGCAGGGGCTGAAGTTCCTGGTCGGCCGCGAGCGGCCGTCGTGGTCCGACCCGGTGGATACCGCCGAGTACGCCGCCTTCCCCTCCGGGCACGCCATGACGGCGACGGTGACCTGCGGGCTGCTGCTCTGGCTGCTGAGACGGCGCGGCACGAGTCCCCGGGTGTGGCGGGCCGCGGTCGCGGCCGCCGCCGTCACGGTGCTCGGCGTGGGCTTCACCCGGCTGTATCTCGGGGTGCACTGGCTCACCGACGTCGTGGCGGGCTGGCTGCTCGGGGTGTGTCTGGTGGCCGTCGCGGTGGCGTCGTACGACCGGTGGGCCTTGATCTGGAAGCGCTGA
- a CDS encoding HAD family hydrolase, with translation MGIKGVLFDFSGTLFRIEPVTAWLRAAPDETGVRVGSEDFERYARQLDAAGALPGGSDPLRVPAPLAELWSTRDEDAGRHRAAYIGLARRVELPDPRLYDVLYERHKTPPAWRPYPDAAEVLGGLRRRGVGVAVVSNIGWDPRPVFRAHGLDVYVDAYVLSYRHGVQKPDTRLFRAGCEALGHDPRNVLMVGDDRYADGGAARLGCAVHFVDRLPVDERPEGLRPVLALVDAAPIRPQA, from the coding sequence ATGGGGATCAAAGGCGTGCTCTTCGACTTCTCGGGAACGCTCTTCCGGATCGAACCCGTCACCGCGTGGCTGCGGGCCGCGCCCGACGAGACCGGCGTCCGTGTCGGCAGCGAGGACTTCGAGCGGTACGCGCGCCAACTGGACGCCGCGGGGGCGCTGCCCGGCGGATCCGACCCGCTGCGGGTCCCGGCGCCGCTGGCCGAGCTGTGGTCCACCCGTGACGAGGACGCCGGTCGGCACCGCGCGGCCTACATCGGGCTCGCGCGCCGGGTCGAGCTTCCCGACCCGCGGCTGTACGACGTGCTGTACGAGCGGCACAAGACGCCGCCCGCCTGGCGGCCGTACCCGGACGCGGCGGAGGTGCTCGGCGGGCTGCGGCGGCGCGGCGTGGGGGTCGCGGTGGTCAGCAACATCGGCTGGGATCCGCGGCCGGTCTTCCGGGCACACGGGCTGGACGTGTACGTGGACGCGTACGTCCTGTCGTACCGCCACGGTGTGCAGAAGCCGGACACACGGCTGTTCCGGGCGGGCTGCGAGGCGCTGGGACACGATCCGCGGAACGTGCTGATGGTGGGCGACGACCGGTATGCGGACGGCGGCGCGGCCAGGCTGGGCTGCGCAGTGCACTTCGTGGACCGGCTGCCGGTGGACGAAAGGCCGGAGGGACTGCGTCCGGTCCTGGCGCTCGTCGATGCGGCACCGATCCGGCCGCAGGCATGA
- a CDS encoding TetR/AcrR family transcriptional regulator, whose product MSPRSPSVNEELRRRSRERLLQATVDLVGERGYEATTLGDIADRAGSARGLVSYYFAGKRQLFQSAVHRLMHLTLEAALEREPRTDDGRERLARAVDAVLGLAVDRPVLMRAHMAGILQAEGFVRCPEQQRLAFLLRDTVERYGSQDVDADYPLLRALLMGAVFAVALPGAPMPRERLRAELFQRYGLAWEQGAPPASGVTPDALPGAPVRPAGR is encoded by the coding sequence ATGTCCCCGCGGAGCCCATCGGTCAACGAAGAACTCCGCCGGCGTTCCCGCGAGCGTCTTCTCCAGGCGACCGTGGACCTCGTCGGAGAGCGCGGCTACGAGGCGACGACCCTGGGCGACATCGCCGACCGCGCGGGCTCGGCGCGCGGTCTGGTCTCGTACTACTTCGCCGGCAAGCGGCAGCTCTTCCAGTCCGCCGTCCACCGGTTGATGCATCTGACGCTCGAAGCGGCGCTGGAGCGCGAACCGCGCACGGACGACGGCCGGGAGCGGCTGGCACGGGCGGTCGACGCGGTGCTGGGGCTGGCCGTGGACCGGCCGGTGCTGATGCGGGCGCACATGGCCGGGATCCTTCAGGCCGAGGGGTTCGTCCGGTGTCCGGAGCAGCAGCGGCTGGCGTTTCTGCTGCGCGACACGGTCGAGCGCTACGGCTCGCAGGACGTGGACGCCGACTATCCGCTGCTGCGCGCGCTGTTGATGGGCGCGGTCTTCGCGGTGGCGCTGCCGGGGGCGCCGATGCCGCGGGAGCGGCTGCGGGCCGAGCTGTTCCAGCGGTACGGTCTCGCCTGGGAGCAGGGCGCACCCCCGGCCTCGGGTGTCACGCCGGACGCACTCCCCGGTGCCCCCGTTCGTCCCGCCGGGCGGTGA
- a CDS encoding LVIVD repeat-containing protein: protein MISLHNTRVRRRHLGVAAAAAGLLATLLTAAPAAAIPDPGDAPTQGKLSSAQRAEASSAVANGEIPGVDEIVHSDNIEHLVNIPKEALPGTNSDLAFQGRYAFAGNYDGFRIFDISNPKAPKTVAQVLCPGSQNDISVSGNLLFLSTDSSRSDNSCSSTTQPATEKSSWEGMKIFDISDKRNPKYVAAVETACGSHTHTLVPERRNVYVYVSSYSPNATFPDCQPPHDGISVIKVPRYAPEKAALVGFPVLFPGEGPDGGGNPGGPTNPGVSKTTGCHDITVLPSKDLAAGACMGDGILFDIDDPERPRVIDRVQDNVNFAFWHSATFNQGANKVVFTDELGGGSGATCNAEIGPNRGADGIYDIVGKGDKRKLVFRSYYKIDRHQAATENCVAHNGSLIPVRGRDIMVQAWYQGGISVWEFTDSRKPREIAYFERGPLSTTALATGGSWSAYYYNGYIYSNDIAKGFDVLKLDDRRTDQAKRVRMHELNVQTQPDYFDDFDRD from the coding sequence GTGATCTCCTTGCACAACACCCGCGTGCGGCGCAGACACCTCGGCGTGGCGGCGGCCGCGGCCGGACTGCTCGCCACACTGCTGACGGCTGCACCCGCGGCCGCCATCCCCGACCCGGGAGACGCCCCGACCCAGGGGAAGCTCTCCTCGGCCCAGCGCGCCGAGGCGTCGTCGGCCGTGGCGAACGGCGAGATACCGGGCGTGGACGAGATCGTCCACAGCGACAACATCGAGCACCTCGTCAACATCCCCAAGGAGGCGCTCCCGGGCACCAACTCGGACCTGGCATTCCAGGGCAGGTACGCCTTCGCCGGCAACTACGACGGCTTCCGGATCTTCGACATCAGCAACCCGAAGGCCCCGAAGACCGTCGCCCAGGTCCTGTGCCCCGGATCGCAGAACGACATCTCCGTCTCCGGGAACCTGCTCTTCCTCTCCACCGACTCCTCGCGCAGCGACAACTCCTGCAGCAGCACCACGCAGCCCGCGACGGAGAAGTCCTCCTGGGAGGGCATGAAGATCTTCGACATCAGCGACAAGCGCAACCCGAAGTACGTCGCTGCCGTCGAGACCGCCTGCGGATCGCACACGCACACCCTGGTGCCCGAACGCCGCAACGTCTACGTCTACGTCTCCTCGTACTCGCCGAACGCGACGTTCCCGGACTGCCAGCCGCCGCACGACGGAATCTCCGTCATCAAGGTGCCGCGGTACGCCCCCGAGAAGGCCGCGCTCGTGGGCTTCCCCGTGCTGTTCCCGGGCGAGGGCCCGGACGGCGGCGGAAACCCCGGCGGCCCGACGAACCCGGGCGTCTCCAAGACGACCGGCTGCCATGACATCACCGTGCTGCCCTCGAAGGACCTCGCGGCGGGCGCCTGCATGGGTGACGGCATCCTGTTCGACATCGACGACCCCGAGCGCCCCAGGGTCATCGACCGGGTCCAGGACAACGTCAACTTCGCCTTCTGGCACTCGGCGACCTTCAACCAGGGCGCCAACAAGGTCGTCTTCACCGACGAGCTCGGCGGCGGCTCCGGTGCCACCTGCAACGCGGAGATCGGTCCGAACCGCGGTGCCGACGGCATCTACGACATCGTCGGCAAGGGTGACAAGCGCAAGCTTGTCTTCCGCAGCTACTACAAGATCGACCGTCACCAGGCGGCGACCGAGAACTGCGTGGCCCACAACGGCTCGCTGATCCCGGTCAGGGGCCGCGACATCATGGTCCAGGCCTGGTACCAGGGCGGCATCTCGGTCTGGGAGTTCACCGACTCCCGCAAGCCCCGGGAGATCGCCTACTTCGAGCGTGGCCCGCTCTCCACCACCGCCCTCGCCACGGGCGGCTCGTGGTCGGCGTACTACTACAACGGCTACATCTACTCGAACGACATCGCCAAGGGCTTCGACGTGCTGAAGCTCGACGACCGTCGCACCGACCAGGCGAAGCGGGTGCGGATGCACGAGCTCAACGTGCAGACGCAGCCGGACTACTTCGACGACTTCGACCGCGACTGA
- a CDS encoding DUF305 domain-containing protein translates to MLPRRSRSVRRSALVAWVSVAVLTLGACESGSGDGSGDGKAAAKDGGAPAVVAPGKPGEPARTLSPEEAKKELPDNSPNSADHSYVQMMITHHHQALEMTSLVPDRAAGDPVKRLAERIRAAQQPEIGAMEGWLKSNGGGKDDGSGKSGHDAHKHGVMPGMATEAQLAQLRAAKGRAFDELFLKLMITHHEGALTMASGVLSEGNNVQVEEMANDVVAQQTAEISRMRAM, encoded by the coding sequence TTGCTGCCCCGTAGATCACGTTCTGTCCGCAGATCCGCCCTGGTCGCATGGGTCTCGGTCGCCGTACTCACCCTGGGCGCCTGCGAGTCGGGGTCCGGTGACGGCTCCGGTGACGGCAAGGCGGCGGCGAAGGACGGCGGCGCGCCGGCCGTGGTCGCACCCGGCAAGCCGGGAGAACCGGCCAGGACGCTGTCGCCGGAGGAGGCCAAGAAGGAACTGCCGGACAACAGCCCCAACTCCGCGGACCACTCCTATGTCCAGATGATGATTACCCATCACCACCAGGCCCTGGAGATGACGTCGCTCGTTCCGGACCGCGCTGCCGGGGACCCCGTGAAGCGGCTCGCCGAGCGCATCAGGGCGGCGCAGCAGCCGGAGATCGGCGCGATGGAGGGATGGCTGAAAAGCAACGGTGGCGGAAAGGACGACGGCTCGGGGAAGAGCGGTCACGACGCCCATAAGCACGGGGTGATGCCCGGCATGGCCACCGAGGCGCAGCTGGCCCAGCTGCGCGCGGCGAAGGGCCGGGCCTTCGACGAGCTCTTCCTGAAGCTGATGATCACCCATCACGAGGGGGCTCTCACGATGGCGTCGGGGGTGCTCTCCGAGGGCAACAACGTCCAGGTGGAGGAGATGGCCAACGACGTGGTCGCCCAGCAGACGGCGGAGATCAGCCGTATGCGCGCGATGTGA
- a CDS encoding FAD-dependent oxidoreductase produces the protein MLRVAVVGSGPSGVYTAQGLVQQSLVPDVRVDVLDRLPCPFGLVRYGVAPDHEKIKSLQNNLRTVLEDERIGFLGNVEVGARGLTPARLLELYHAVVYCVGAAKDRRLGVPGEDLPGSCSATDFVSWYSAHPDAAADGADGFGLGGVRSAVVIGVGNVAVDVARILARAAADLHPTDMPDAALGVLAASGVREVHMVGRRGPSQAKFTTKELRELGALSGAVVGVEPSDLALDPGYADPSALPGVNRRNVEVVRGWTAGADEAGVSGEAGAQGEAGARGEAGARGEAGARGEAGARGEAGARGEAGGAADERGGLARRIRLRFFLRPVELLAGGDGRVAGVRFERTVPDGAGGVRGTGTYEDIEAQLVLRAVGYRGVPLDGLPFDPAHGTVPHEAGRVLRDGVPSSGEYVAGWIKRGPTGVIGTNRPCAKETVASLLADAAGLSARPLTGEPLDVLRGLGHRPVEWRGWQAIERAEAELGRSLGRRSVKIPDWPGLLGAALGADAHTDPDAGPDPDAGAAPDAGAVPDPEEGADAEEGADAGTDAGADAGAEVPAA, from the coding sequence GTGCTTCGAGTCGCCGTCGTCGGATCCGGCCCGAGCGGGGTGTACACCGCTCAGGGCCTCGTCCAGCAGTCCCTGGTCCCGGATGTCCGTGTGGACGTACTGGACCGGCTCCCCTGTCCGTTCGGGCTGGTGAGATACGGAGTCGCGCCCGACCACGAGAAGATCAAGTCGCTGCAGAACAACCTCCGGACGGTGCTGGAGGACGAGCGGATCGGCTTCCTCGGCAATGTCGAGGTGGGCGCCCGGGGGCTGACCCCGGCGCGGCTGCTGGAGCTGTACCACGCGGTGGTCTACTGCGTGGGGGCGGCGAAGGACCGCAGGCTCGGCGTGCCGGGCGAGGATCTTCCGGGCAGTTGCTCGGCCACCGACTTCGTGTCCTGGTACAGCGCGCATCCCGACGCCGCGGCCGACGGGGCGGACGGCTTCGGGCTCGGCGGGGTCCGGTCCGCGGTGGTGATCGGGGTCGGCAACGTGGCCGTGGACGTCGCCCGGATCCTCGCACGCGCCGCGGCCGACCTGCATCCGACCGATATGCCGGATGCGGCGCTCGGGGTGCTGGCGGCCAGTGGTGTGCGCGAGGTGCACATGGTGGGCAGGCGAGGTCCGTCGCAGGCGAAGTTCACGACGAAGGAGCTGCGCGAACTGGGAGCACTGTCCGGCGCCGTGGTGGGCGTCGAGCCGTCGGACCTCGCGCTGGACCCCGGCTACGCCGACCCGTCGGCGCTGCCGGGCGTGAACCGGCGCAACGTCGAGGTCGTACGGGGCTGGACGGCGGGCGCCGATGAGGCCGGTGTGTCCGGTGAGGCCGGCGCGCAGGGCGAAGCCGGTGCGCGGGGCGAAGCCGGTGCGCGGGGCGAAGCCGGTGCGCGGGGCGAAGCCGGTGCGCGGGGCGAAGCCGGTGCGCGGGGCGAAGCCGGCGGCGCGGCGGACGAACGGGGCGGCCTCGCACGGCGGATCCGGCTGCGCTTCTTCCTCCGGCCCGTGGAGCTGCTGGCGGGCGGCGACGGGCGGGTCGCCGGGGTGCGCTTCGAGCGCACGGTGCCGGACGGCGCGGGCGGGGTGCGCGGCACGGGGACGTACGAGGACATCGAGGCGCAGCTGGTGCTGCGGGCGGTCGGCTACCGCGGAGTGCCGCTGGACGGGCTGCCGTTCGACCCGGCGCACGGCACGGTGCCGCACGAGGCGGGGCGGGTGCTCCGGGACGGCGTGCCGTCATCGGGCGAGTACGTGGCGGGGTGGATCAAGCGCGGGCCGACCGGTGTGATCGGCACGAACCGGCCGTGCGCCAAGGAGACGGTGGCCTCGCTGCTCGCTGACGCGGCCGGGCTGTCCGCGCGTCCGCTCACGGGCGAACCGCTCGATGTGCTGCGGGGCTTGGGCCACCGGCCGGTCGAATGGCGCGGCTGGCAGGCGATCGAGCGGGCCGAGGCCGAGCTGGGCCGCTCGCTCGGGCGGCGCTCCGTGAAGATCCCGGACTGGCCGGGGCTGCTGGGGGCGGCGCTGGGCGCGGACGCGCACACGGATCCGGATGCGGGCCCGGATCCTGACGCAGGCGCCGCTCCGGATGCAGGCGCCGTTCCGGACCCGGAGGAAGGTGCGGACGCGGAGGAAGGTGCGGACGCGGGGACGGACGCGGGTGCGGACGCGGGTGCGGAGGTGCCGGCGGCGTAG